In one Elusimicrobiota bacterium genomic region, the following are encoded:
- a CDS encoding type II/IV secretion system protein: protein MAENTATGTRRSVKDILTDAHIVAPVDLKRAEEEAARNRRPLQQVLVDLNLTDKMTVLQVLAAEWKVKPILFDEIKIQTNVAKLISDASARRNFVLPFIKEDDIILVAMADPSDLLVLEDVRMKVGGEVRPFVAMPSDIERELDRIYGTQMAEDDQPMTEDQLDDAAEEKTREIMESFRDSDQVEAVSKKADLLEVDASAPEVERIVNAMILSAIQQKASDIHIEPIEDPMGKKSRVIVRFRVDGFLKEAPFRIPWVFRHAILAKVKIMSQSMNLTERRIPQSGRIEVMAKGRPIEFRVETIPTVYGESASLRLLDRKNVNVDIGKLGFLPDILQRVLDQLRGVGGKKNFGMILVTGPTGSGKTTTLYACLNHINRPDIRVLTAENPVEYNIDGIVQVAVNPDISLGKDRVFNFATALRSFLRLDPDVIMVGEIRDKETATIAMEAAMTGHLVLSTIHTNDAASTVSRLAEMGPPPYLVSSTLKAVLAQRLCRGLCPDCKTTVEPTADEKEIFRLNGFELPEDTMLYAGKGCKTCNGSGYKGRMGIHELLIMDETVRRVALSDMTADSIRNAAVFHSPQRMRTMVQDGLIKVLQGTTTLNEVLGSAIKEKEE, encoded by the coding sequence ATGGCCGAGAACACAGCCACCGGAACCCGTAGATCCGTCAAAGACATTCTCACGGACGCTCACATTGTGGCGCCCGTGGACTTAAAACGGGCCGAGGAAGAAGCCGCTCGAAATCGTCGACCGCTCCAGCAAGTGCTGGTGGACCTTAATTTGACGGACAAAATGACCGTCCTCCAGGTTCTGGCCGCTGAATGGAAAGTCAAACCCATCCTTTTTGATGAAATAAAAATTCAAACCAACGTCGCCAAATTGATCTCGGACGCTTCCGCTCGCCGAAACTTTGTTTTACCCTTCATTAAAGAAGACGACATTATTCTGGTGGCCATGGCGGACCCCAGTGACCTTCTCGTCCTTGAAGATGTTCGCATGAAAGTGGGGGGGGAGGTTCGCCCCTTCGTGGCCATGCCGTCGGACATCGAGAGAGAGTTGGATCGGATTTACGGAACCCAAATGGCTGAGGACGATCAGCCGATGACCGAAGATCAGTTGGACGACGCCGCGGAGGAAAAAACTCGGGAAATTATGGAGTCGTTCCGCGACTCGGATCAAGTGGAGGCGGTCAGCAAAAAGGCCGATCTGCTTGAAGTGGACGCTTCCGCTCCGGAAGTGGAACGAATTGTGAACGCCATGATCCTGTCCGCCATTCAGCAGAAAGCTTCAGATATTCACATCGAGCCGATTGAAGATCCCATGGGAAAGAAATCCCGGGTGATCGTTCGGTTTCGGGTGGACGGTTTTCTAAAAGAAGCACCGTTTCGAATTCCCTGGGTTTTTCGCCACGCCATTTTGGCGAAAGTCAAAATTATGTCCCAGAGCATGAACCTGACCGAGCGACGGATCCCCCAATCGGGTCGCATTGAGGTGATGGCGAAGGGACGCCCCATCGAATTCCGAGTGGAGACTATTCCCACCGTTTACGGCGAATCCGCCAGTCTCCGATTGTTAGACCGGAAGAACGTCAACGTGGATATTGGAAAGCTTGGTTTTCTTCCCGACATCCTCCAGCGGGTGTTGGACCAATTGCGCGGTGTCGGGGGAAAGAAAAATTTTGGCATGATTTTGGTGACGGGGCCCACCGGTTCGGGTAAAACCACCACCCTTTACGCCTGTCTCAATCACATCAATCGCCCGGATATTCGCGTGTTAACCGCGGAAAATCCCGTGGAATACAATATTGATGGGATTGTCCAAGTGGCGGTGAATCCCGATATCAGTTTAGGAAAAGATCGTGTGTTTAACTTTGCCACCGCCTTACGGTCTTTCCTGCGGCTGGATCCCGACGTGATCATGGTGGGAGAAATCCGCGACAAAGAAACCGCCACCATTGCCATGGAGGCCGCCATGACCGGCCATTTGGTTCTTTCCACCATCCACACCAACGATGCGGCCTCCACTGTTTCACGACTTGCGGAAATGGGCCCACCTCCGTATTTGGTGTCGAGTACGCTTAAGGCGGTTTTAGCCCAACGTCTTTGCCGTGGACTCTGCCCCGACTGCAAAACGACTGTTGAGCCCACAGCCGATGAAAAGGAGATTTTCCGTCTCAATGGATTTGAGTTGCCGGAGGATACCATGCTGTATGCGGGAAAAGGGTGTAAGACCTGCAACGGATCAGGGTACAAGGGCCGAATGGGAATTCATGAACTTCTCATTATGGACGAAACTGTTCGGCGGGTGGCCCTGTCGGACATGACAGCGGACAGCATCCGGAACGCCGCTGTTTTCCACTCGCCGCAACGCATGCGAACGATGGTCCAAGATGGACTCATTAAAGTTCTTCAGGGGACCACCACGTTAAATGAGGTTTTGGGTTCGGCCATTAAGGAAAAGGAAGAATAA
- the gmk gene encoding guanylate kinase, whose translation MGSPSSKSETLPSGSGILLVLSAPLGVGKRTLCQAFLDRQPNARLSVSQTTRPRGPREVDGYDFSFVTEPMFQKEVAAGEFLEHVKIHDHFFGTPRTPIFENLAAGRDVLLDVNTQGARDVKKAVPEAVLVFVCPPTLEALVARLDALDPNRPDILPTRLARARQDIGSAMEYDYVILNDNLVETAEELSAILHVEHRRATRRQKEIRKLVESPSPALP comes from the coding sequence ATGGGCTCTCCTTCTTCAAAATCTGAAACGCTGCCTTCAGGTTCGGGAATACTGTTGGTCCTCTCTGCGCCTCTCGGCGTTGGCAAACGGACGCTTTGTCAGGCCTTCCTGGACCGTCAGCCGAACGCCCGTTTGTCGGTTTCCCAAACCACGCGCCCGCGCGGTCCCCGGGAGGTGGACGGGTATGATTTCTCTTTCGTGACCGAGCCGATGTTTCAGAAAGAAGTGGCGGCCGGCGAATTTCTTGAACACGTTAAAATTCACGATCATTTTTTTGGAACCCCGCGCACCCCCATTTTTGAAAATCTGGCGGCGGGTCGTGACGTGTTGCTGGATGTGAACACCCAGGGCGCACGAGACGTCAAAAAAGCGGTACCGGAGGCGGTTCTTGTTTTTGTTTGTCCCCCGACCCTTGAAGCGCTGGTGGCTCGCCTCGATGCCCTGGATCCCAACCGTCCCGATATATTACCTACGCGCTTGGCCCGTGCCCGACAAGACATTGGAAGTGCCATGGAATACGATTACGTTATTTTGAACGACAATTTAGTGGAAACGGCCGAAGAACTTTCCGCCATCCTTCACGTGGAACACCGACGCGCGACCCGCCGTCAGAAAGAAATTCGAAAACTGGTTGAATCCCCTTCTCCCGCTCTGCCGTAA
- a CDS encoding Crp/Fnr family transcriptional regulator, with protein sequence MTKVVRYSTMETRQFLIETTPFSALPPAEITLLAEIVQKRSALKGERFFGEGDDAANTYVIMEGQMRITRASSDGKPWTIEVLRVGEIFGCVGCVAAGQYPCGAAAGSDVTVLALPLLVVNRLLEKYPAFGRALYLDMSRRMREAQKLRTLGAESVEKRIAGVLLWLQAKFGTTLPFTRQAIAEMASTTPESAIRALIHFRQRGYIKTEWKKITLHNPTALRELLEGVVA encoded by the coding sequence ATGACAAAAGTAGTAAGGTATTCGACTATGGAGACCCGGCAATTTCTTATAGAGACGACACCCTTCAGTGCCTTGCCTCCTGCGGAGATCACCCTTCTGGCCGAGATCGTTCAGAAACGATCTGCCCTGAAAGGCGAACGGTTTTTCGGGGAAGGGGATGACGCGGCCAACACCTACGTCATCATGGAAGGCCAGATGCGGATTACACGGGCCTCCTCCGATGGGAAACCCTGGACGATAGAGGTGTTGCGGGTGGGGGAAATCTTTGGGTGCGTGGGTTGCGTGGCGGCGGGCCAATACCCGTGTGGGGCCGCGGCGGGATCGGATGTGACGGTGTTGGCCCTTCCTCTCCTGGTGGTGAACCGCCTTTTGGAAAAATACCCGGCCTTTGGACGGGCACTCTACCTCGATATGAGCCGGCGCATGCGGGAAGCCCAGAAACTTCGAACCTTGGGCGCGGAATCCGTGGAGAAACGAATCGCCGGGGTCCTCCTGTGGCTTCAAGCCAAATTTGGGACAACGCTTCCTTTTACACGTCAAGCTATTGCGGAAATGGCAAGCACCACTCCTGAATCGGCCATACGCGCACTCATTCATTTTCGCCAACGGGGCTACATTAAAACGGAGTGGAAAAAGATTACGCTCCACAACCCCACGGCTCTCCGCGAACTGTTAGAAGGGGTTGTCGCGTAA